The proteins below are encoded in one region of Nitrosomonas ureae:
- a CDS encoding sigma-54-dependent transcriptional regulator, with protein MSIDNERINLQKKTLSPRILVVDDEPDIIELLELTLARMGMEVSSATCIHDAKALLQSHSFQLCLTDMRLPDGNGLELVKYISQHFADVPTAVITAYGTTENAVAALKAGAFDYLPKPVSLKQLRDLVKSALSLPPVKIESAGQGEISQQRTLLGESESMRQLRVTIDKLSRSQAAVYISGESGSGKELAAKMIHERSARHKQPFVAVNCGAIPENLMESEFFGYKKGAFTGAEKDHDGFFLTAHGGTLFLDEVADLPLTMQVKLLRVIQEKQVRRIGDAQEKSIDVRIISATHKKLNHCVAMGQFRQDLYYRLNVIELNMPALREMREDIPLIAEAILEKHCQETNRPICHIKKDAMIMLKNYDFPGNVRELENVLERTLALCSDVDIGIEELQLPNQKLEATPNNDAAEVTQVSATAIQVRIDHNLPLQDYLDKLEKDSIIKALNESRYNRTKAAKTLGITVRSLRYRMERLGLND; from the coding sequence ATGTCGATAGATAACGAACGAATTAATCTGCAAAAGAAGACTCTATCTCCCAGAATACTAGTTGTGGATGATGAGCCGGATATTATTGAATTGTTAGAACTCACACTTGCCCGAATGGGAATGGAAGTTTCTAGTGCAACGTGTATTCATGATGCCAAAGCGCTACTGCAATCACACTCCTTTCAATTATGCCTTACCGACATGCGGTTGCCAGATGGTAATGGATTGGAGCTGGTTAAATATATTTCACAGCACTTTGCTGATGTTCCCACTGCTGTTATTACTGCGTATGGCACCACAGAAAATGCAGTAGCTGCGCTGAAAGCAGGCGCTTTTGATTACTTACCCAAGCCGGTTTCCTTGAAGCAGTTACGTGATCTGGTTAAATCGGCTTTAAGCCTTCCACCGGTAAAGATCGAATCAGCAGGACAAGGTGAAATAAGTCAACAACGTACGCTACTTGGCGAGTCTGAATCCATGCGCCAGTTACGCGTAACCATCGACAAACTCTCGCGTAGCCAAGCTGCAGTATATATCAGTGGTGAATCGGGTAGCGGTAAGGAATTAGCCGCAAAAATGATTCATGAAAGAAGTGCGCGCCACAAGCAACCATTTGTTGCAGTCAACTGTGGCGCAATTCCAGAAAATTTAATGGAAAGTGAATTTTTTGGCTATAAGAAAGGTGCTTTTACTGGCGCGGAAAAAGATCATGATGGATTTTTTCTGACCGCTCACGGTGGTACCTTGTTTCTTGATGAAGTCGCCGATTTGCCATTAACGATGCAAGTTAAACTGCTCCGGGTCATTCAGGAAAAACAAGTGAGAAGGATCGGGGATGCACAAGAAAAAAGTATTGATGTGCGGATTATCAGTGCTACCCACAAAAAGCTAAATCATTGCGTCGCAATGGGTCAGTTTCGACAGGACTTGTACTACCGTTTGAATGTCATTGAATTGAATATGCCTGCATTACGTGAAATGCGCGAAGATATTCCGCTCATTGCAGAAGCCATTCTGGAAAAACATTGCCAGGAAACCAATCGGCCTATCTGTCACATCAAAAAAGATGCCATGATCATGCTCAAGAACTATGATTTTCCAGGTAATGTTCGTGAACTTGAAAATGTACTGGAACGCACGTTAGCGCTTTGTTCGGATGTGGACATTGGAATAGAAGAATTACAATTGCCGAATCAGAAGCTTGAAGCGACACCCAACAACGATGCGGCAGAAGTCACCCAAGTTTCCGCCACTGCCATTCAAGTGAGGATAGATCATAATCTGCCGCTACAGGATTATCTCGATAAACTGGAAAAAGACTCCATCATCAAAGCGTTGAATGAAAGCCGATACAATCGTACTAAGGCAGCTAAAACATTGGGAATCACCGTTCGTTCATTGCGTTATCGGATGGAAAGACTGGGATTAAACGACTAA
- a CDS encoding two-component system sensor histidine kinase NtrB, whose protein sequence is MGAILLISLAAAGLISRGRLALFLASIATISLLLQETYSLLTVSYYSAQYSQAGLLSMAYFAVAWLAHQLAKHTLASEQLAKERGIDLANMSQVNQLVIQDLQEGVLVVDKHGVIRQHNSYADKLLDLRSSANNPKSLKLSDYAPDIADRLKSWQGDSKMSFDLLRLTHSHALVRTRFLPIQADFSNGVVVFLEDMGRIQAQLQQLKLAAVGRLTANIAHEIRNPLSAINHAAELLEEEQQENHTDPRLVRIICDNTRRLNKIVQDVLQLNRRNISKPDILEPQDFIKKFLEEFCDVEKIDGDVFILQNTNKYLVSFDRDQLTQILWNLCRNAWRHCRKQAGSVLIELSTTTNGHNVCLNIIDDGPGVNPQQVKEIFEPFFTTADGGTGLGLYVARELCETNQSSLDYIEDSSSGHFRIIFNCSEPCR, encoded by the coding sequence TTGGGTGCCATACTGCTGATATCCCTCGCAGCAGCGGGATTAATCAGCCGCGGCCGTTTAGCATTATTTCTTGCATCTATTGCGACGATCAGCTTATTGCTGCAAGAAACATATTCCTTGCTTACAGTTAGCTATTATTCGGCTCAGTACTCACAAGCGGGTTTATTGAGCATGGCGTATTTTGCTGTAGCCTGGTTGGCACATCAATTAGCCAAACATACTTTAGCCAGTGAGCAGCTAGCAAAAGAACGGGGTATTGATCTGGCAAATATGTCGCAAGTCAATCAATTGGTCATTCAGGATCTGCAGGAAGGCGTACTGGTAGTCGATAAACATGGCGTTATCCGACAGCATAATAGCTACGCTGATAAGCTTCTCGATTTAAGATCATCTGCAAATAACCCAAAATCCCTTAAGCTATCCGATTATGCACCTGATATTGCTGACCGGCTTAAAAGTTGGCAAGGGGATAGCAAAATGAGTTTCGATCTATTGCGATTAACGCATAGTCATGCATTAGTGCGCACCCGCTTTCTACCTATACAAGCCGACTTCAGCAACGGAGTCGTAGTTTTTCTTGAGGATATGGGTCGTATACAAGCGCAGTTGCAGCAACTCAAACTGGCAGCAGTGGGACGCTTGACAGCCAATATTGCACATGAAATTCGTAACCCGCTGTCCGCTATCAATCACGCAGCTGAACTTCTGGAGGAAGAACAACAAGAAAATCATACCGATCCCCGCCTGGTGCGTATCATTTGTGATAATACCCGACGATTAAACAAGATCGTACAGGATGTATTGCAACTAAACCGACGTAACATTTCAAAACCGGATATTTTGGAACCTCAGGATTTTATCAAGAAATTTCTTGAAGAATTTTGTGATGTGGAAAAAATCGATGGCGATGTATTCATACTTCAAAACACCAATAAATATTTAGTTAGTTTTGATCGTGATCAGTTGACCCAAATACTCTGGAATTTGTGCCGGAATGCATGGCGACATTGTCGTAAGCAAGCTGGTAGTGTTCTTATTGAATTATCTACGACAACCAACGGGCATAATGTTTGTCTGAATATTATTGACGATGGTCCGGGTGTGAATCCGCAGCAAGTTAAGGAAATTTTTGAGCCTTTTTTTACAACTGCCGATGGTGGCACAGGATTGGGCTTATATGTGGCACGTGAACTGTGTGAAACTAATCAGTCATCGCTTGATTACATTGAAGATTCTTCAAGTGGGCATTTTAGAATAATATTTAATTGCAGTGAACCATGTCGATAG
- a CDS encoding PP0621 family protein, whose amino-acid sequence MGKLFFYILIALLIYWIIKSRHSKKDADISNQDSVEDTVNCVQCGVYLPKSEAIRQQDKYFCCQEHCDQFLSSSS is encoded by the coding sequence ATGGGAAAATTATTTTTTTATATCCTAATCGCACTATTGATCTATTGGATAATTAAGAGCCGCCATTCTAAGAAAGACGCAGATATATCGAATCAGGATTCGGTTGAAGATACGGTCAATTGTGTGCAGTGCGGTGTTTATTTGCCTAAAAGTGAAGCGATCAGGCAGCAAGATAAATATTTTTGTTGTCAGGAGCATTGTGACCAATTTTTAAGCTCCTCGTCTTAA
- a CDS encoding YicC/YloC family endoribonuclease — protein MIFSMTGYAAVSQETPHGSFSIEIRSVNNRYLDILFRLPDEFRKQEAVMRELLTAQLSRGKVECRLNFSPSTSTVNLLQLDHTLLEQLLQLEQMIKTRHAVAASLTVAEILKWPGILGSNHANIEEFDEITVMLLQTALNDLKAARIREGDKLKLILLNRIEQMRQLLQIASPRIPALIAAFEEKLRTRLEEILGNYENERIHQEITLFAGKIDVDEELSRLQAHLNEVEHILNKGGYVGKRLDFMMQELHREANTIGSKSVDLEITRISMELKVIIEQMREQVQNIE, from the coding sequence ATGATATTCAGCATGACCGGTTACGCCGCCGTTAGCCAGGAAACACCTCACGGATCTTTCAGCATCGAAATACGCTCAGTCAATAACCGCTATTTGGATATTCTATTTCGTCTGCCGGATGAGTTCCGCAAGCAAGAAGCAGTTATGCGAGAACTGCTCACTGCGCAACTCAGTCGCGGCAAAGTCGAATGCCGCCTGAATTTTTCTCCATCAACCAGCACGGTAAATTTGCTACAACTGGATCACACGTTATTAGAGCAATTACTGCAACTGGAACAAATGATTAAAACACGGCATGCCGTAGCGGCATCGCTAACCGTCGCAGAAATTCTTAAATGGCCTGGCATATTGGGAAGTAATCATGCAAACATCGAAGAATTCGATGAAATTACGGTAATGCTACTGCAAACTGCACTGAACGATTTAAAAGCTGCACGGATACGTGAGGGTGATAAACTCAAATTAATTCTACTGAATCGCATCGAGCAAATGCGTCAACTCTTACAGATAGCATCACCGCGAATTCCCGCACTCATCGCGGCCTTTGAAGAAAAGCTGCGTACCCGCCTGGAAGAAATTTTAGGTAACTATGAAAATGAACGGATTCACCAGGAAATTACATTATTTGCCGGAAAAATCGATGTTGACGAAGAGCTTTCACGTCTGCAGGCACATCTAAACGAGGTGGAGCACATTCTAAATAAGGGCGGCTACGTCGGGAAACGGCTCGATTTCATGATGCAGGAATTACATCGCGAAGCCAATACCATCGGATCAAAGTCAGTTGATCTGGAAATCACGCGAATCTCTATGGAATTGAAGGTCATCATCGAGCAGATGCGAGAGCAAGTTCAGAATATTGAATAA
- a CDS encoding metallophosphoesterase — protein sequence MPYTDTEYALLEQPDGAIAKAIRTLNPPVLIHLGDFKQGRLSCSDELFLDHYRQIAQLNPHRVVYTPGDNEWVDCDRFTFSARYDELERLNFLRQLFFHRDHHQLTKDIPGLKRQEGFIENARWESNQVVFATLHVPGTNNGRMEILRSNLQDALDEADYRDQSNEQWLRQLFIAAESASALVIAFHADIFNFNHKKPACTIENRTNCDGYRKLRDLIKNQVAQFGKPVLVIHGDSQAYCLHQPYTSIPNLWRLNAPGDYKHIDASQVVFDPKNKNTPFTASGVLDRKPAPAICSYSIFGSSRHSPSLFPRTQLS from the coding sequence ATGCCTTACACCGATACCGAATATGCATTGCTGGAGCAACCTGATGGCGCCATCGCCAAAGCCATTCGCACACTCAATCCCCCTGTACTCATTCACCTGGGAGACTTCAAGCAGGGCCGGTTAAGCTGCAGCGACGAATTGTTCCTGGATCATTATCGTCAAATAGCACAGCTCAATCCCCATAGGGTTGTCTATACCCCCGGCGACAATGAATGGGTGGATTGTGATCGATTTACCTTTTCCGCACGCTATGACGAACTGGAACGGCTCAACTTTTTGCGTCAGCTCTTTTTCCACCGGGATCACCATCAATTGACTAAAGACATTCCCGGCCTTAAGCGGCAAGAAGGGTTTATCGAAAATGCACGATGGGAATCCAATCAAGTTGTTTTTGCCACACTGCATGTTCCCGGGACAAATAATGGTCGCATGGAAATTTTACGCAGCAACCTGCAGGACGCCTTGGACGAAGCCGATTATCGCGATCAATCCAACGAGCAATGGCTACGGCAATTATTCATCGCTGCGGAATCCGCGTCAGCGCTCGTCATTGCATTTCATGCCGATATTTTTAATTTTAATCATAAGAAACCTGCTTGTACGATCGAGAATCGCACGAATTGCGATGGCTATCGAAAGCTACGCGATTTGATTAAGAACCAAGTTGCGCAATTCGGCAAACCGGTTTTGGTAATTCATGGCGACTCTCAGGCATATTGCCTGCACCAACCGTATACGTCGATTCCTAATCTTTGGCGGCTCAATGCCCCCGGAGACTATAAGCACATCGATGCCAGTCAGGTTGTGTTTGACCCGAAAAACAAAAACACGCCCTTTACCGCTAGCGGCGTGCTTGACCGCAAACCTGCTCCGGCAATCTGCAGCTATAGTATTTTCGGTTCATCCCGACATTCTCCATCTTTATTTCCAAGAACACAGCTATCATGA
- a CDS encoding peptide chain release factor 3 — MSIHNEVARRRTFAIISHPDAGKTTLTEKLLMYAGAIHIAGSVKARKASRHATSDWMEIEKQRGISVASSVMQMEYRDCVINLLDTPGHQDFSEDTYRVLTAVDAALMVIDAANGVEAQTLRLLEVCRARNTPIVTFVNKMDREVREPLDLIDEIERTLGMTTIPFTWPVGMGKNFQGVCDLQNDCMRIFQAGSDRIDNKNETIAQLDDPQIQQRFGTDLSSALQAIELIKGASPAFDHKVFLAGKQTPVFFGSAINNFGVREILDALVDLAPPPESRNAIQREVLPDEKKFSGMVFKIQANMNLAHRDRIAFVRVCSGHFRRGMNLKVSRNGKDIRTSTVVSFLSQRRDILEEAYPGDIIGIPNHGTLQLGDTLTEGEVLQFTGLPFFAPEIFRTVEISDPLRSKQLKLGLTQLGEEGAIQVFRPHLGNMLLLGAVGTLQFEVVTHRLQYEYAVAARIAPAKYQLARWITCDDARELQRFVEANAHRIAYDAVDAPTFLAAFGAELSVAEENWPAIRFHKLREHAGLVFQDHINA, encoded by the coding sequence ATGAGTATTCATAACGAAGTGGCGCGTCGCCGCACTTTCGCTATCATTTCCCATCCTGATGCAGGCAAAACAACGCTGACCGAAAAATTGTTGATGTATGCCGGTGCGATTCATATCGCCGGCAGCGTAAAAGCACGCAAAGCCAGCCGTCATGCTACTTCGGATTGGATGGAAATCGAAAAACAACGCGGTATCTCGGTCGCCAGTTCAGTCATGCAAATGGAATACCGTGATTGCGTAATTAACTTACTCGATACTCCCGGTCACCAGGATTTCTCGGAAGATACTTATCGTGTGCTCACTGCAGTCGATGCCGCATTAATGGTAATTGACGCCGCCAATGGCGTCGAAGCACAGACATTGCGTCTGCTGGAAGTCTGTCGCGCACGTAACACCCCGATCGTCACTTTTGTCAATAAAATGGACCGTGAAGTACGTGAGCCGTTGGATTTGATCGATGAAATCGAACGCACCCTCGGTATGACCACCATTCCTTTCACCTGGCCGGTCGGCATGGGAAAAAACTTTCAAGGTGTCTGCGATCTGCAAAATGATTGTATGCGCATATTTCAAGCTGGATCTGACCGGATCGACAATAAAAATGAAACGATCGCGCAGCTTGATGATCCACAGATCCAACAGCGTTTCGGCACGGATTTGTCCAGCGCTTTACAGGCGATCGAGTTGATTAAAGGGGCTTCACCGGCTTTTGATCATAAAGTGTTTCTTGCGGGCAAACAAACCCCTGTTTTCTTTGGTTCCGCGATCAACAATTTTGGTGTGCGGGAAATTCTCGATGCATTGGTCGATTTGGCCCCTCCTCCCGAGTCACGTAACGCTATTCAACGTGAAGTATTGCCGGATGAAAAAAAATTTTCCGGCATGGTATTTAAAATTCAGGCCAATATGAATCTGGCACACCGCGATCGCATTGCCTTTGTGCGTGTATGCTCCGGTCATTTCAGGCGTGGCATGAATTTGAAAGTCTCACGCAACGGCAAGGATATCCGCACCAGCACGGTAGTATCTTTTTTGTCGCAACGTCGTGACATTCTTGAAGAAGCTTACCCCGGAGATATCATTGGCATACCGAATCACGGCACGTTGCAACTTGGCGACACCCTAACCGAAGGTGAAGTATTGCAATTCACCGGACTGCCTTTTTTTGCTCCGGAAATTTTTCGTACCGTGGAAATTTCAGATCCGCTACGCAGCAAACAATTGAAGCTGGGATTGACGCAGCTCGGTGAAGAAGGTGCGATCCAGGTATTCCGTCCGCATTTGGGTAACATGCTGTTACTCGGTGCCGTTGGTACGTTACAGTTTGAAGTGGTTACTCATCGACTGCAATATGAATATGCGGTGGCTGCCCGGATAGCGCCAGCTAAATATCAACTGGCACGTTGGATTACTTGTGACGATGCACGCGAATTACAACGATTTGTTGAAGCCAACGCACATCGGATCGCCTACGATGCCGTAGATGCTCCCACCTTTCTGGCCGCTTTTGGCGCGGAATTAAGTGTCGCGGAAGAGAACTGGCCGGCGATTCGCTTTCATAAACTACGCGAACACGCCGGTTTGGTGTTTCAGGATCATATCAACGCATAG
- a CDS encoding ABC transporter ATP-binding protein: protein MKNLLEIEHLETLLHTGNAPVRAVDGLSLAILPGETFALLGESGCGKSMTALSIMRLLPAVGEIVAGQIKLNDTDILQLSEMDMRTIRGKRISMIFQEPMLSLNPVLTIAEQIEEVLNQHLQLSKDATRQRIQELLEQVGIPDATQRMHEYPFQFSGGMKQRAMIAMALAGEPELLIADEPTTALDVTIQAQVLDLMRQIQRRTHMAILLITHDLGVVAEMAERIAVMYAGEIVELASRDDFFHRPAHPYSQQLFASLPGKQKRDQALTVIQGSVPSLAQQFNGCRFVDRCNQALAICHHTVPKWYPATSGSHQVRCHLYLDQQNVTKKPPANNAKQRIIAFDAKTNTTEEILLQVTELKVHFPIRKGLFKRVVGHVKAVDGVSLKIVAGQTLALVGESGCGKTTIGKSILQLIEPTAGSVRFRNQELVSLKRDQLRQIRSQFQIIFQDPYSSLNPRMRIIEILREGMDALIIRKKNGSKTHAASSIDSREKEIDALLRQVGLPVEVKWRYPHEFSGGQRQRIAIARALAVNPELLICDEPTSALDVSVQAQILNLLKSLQNNLGLAFLFITHNIAVVEYLADEVAVMYLGRIVEYGRINEVMNHPRHPYTQALLSSVPQIEFNPDRQVIALKGDLPSPVTPPTGCHFHPRCASAMPICRVTYPPVSIFSATHTTHCFLYPHQQVS, encoded by the coding sequence ATGAAAAATCTGCTGGAAATAGAACATCTTGAAACCTTGCTGCATACCGGCAATGCGCCCGTGCGTGCAGTCGATGGATTGTCTCTGGCCATTTTACCGGGTGAAACATTTGCGTTACTCGGAGAATCCGGATGCGGCAAGTCAATGACAGCACTTTCCATTATGCGCTTGCTACCCGCAGTAGGTGAAATTGTTGCCGGGCAAATCAAACTCAACGACACAGATATTCTGCAACTCTCTGAAATGGATATGCGCACAATCCGTGGTAAACGCATCAGTATGATTTTTCAGGAACCGATGTTGAGCCTGAATCCAGTCCTAACCATCGCTGAGCAAATTGAAGAAGTATTGAACCAGCATTTGCAATTATCCAAAGACGCAACCCGGCAACGCATTCAGGAATTGCTGGAGCAGGTCGGCATTCCCGATGCAACGCAGCGCATGCATGAATATCCGTTCCAGTTTTCCGGTGGCATGAAACAGCGCGCCATGATCGCTATGGCGCTTGCGGGCGAACCTGAGTTACTTATTGCCGATGAACCCACGACAGCTCTGGATGTGACGATACAGGCACAAGTCCTGGATTTGATGCGACAAATCCAGCGACGCACGCACATGGCAATTTTACTGATCACGCATGATCTGGGCGTGGTTGCCGAAATGGCTGAACGCATCGCAGTAATGTACGCAGGAGAAATCGTCGAGCTGGCTTCCCGGGATGATTTCTTTCACCGCCCGGCTCATCCCTACTCACAGCAGTTATTTGCATCTTTACCCGGGAAACAAAAACGTGATCAGGCATTAACCGTTATTCAGGGCAGCGTACCCTCCCTCGCACAACAATTTAATGGCTGCCGTTTTGTTGATCGCTGTAATCAAGCACTGGCTATCTGTCACCATACCGTTCCCAAATGGTATCCGGCAACATCGGGAAGCCATCAGGTGCGCTGTCATTTGTATTTGGATCAGCAGAATGTCACAAAGAAACCACCAGCAAATAACGCCAAGCAGCGAATAATCGCTTTTGATGCAAAAACTAATACGACAGAAGAAATATTATTACAAGTTACCGAACTCAAAGTACACTTCCCAATTCGCAAAGGATTATTCAAGCGTGTAGTCGGTCACGTTAAAGCAGTCGATGGCGTATCATTAAAAATTGTTGCTGGACAAACTTTGGCATTAGTCGGTGAATCGGGATGCGGCAAAACAACGATCGGTAAAAGCATTCTGCAATTGATTGAACCAACCGCCGGAAGCGTGCGCTTCAGAAACCAGGAGCTGGTTTCTCTGAAACGCGATCAGCTACGGCAAATACGTTCCCAATTTCAAATTATATTCCAGGACCCTTACTCTTCACTGAATCCGCGCATGCGGATTATTGAGATTCTGCGGGAAGGCATGGATGCGCTGATCATCAGGAAAAAAAATGGCTCCAAAACTCACGCTGCATCATCAATTGATTCAAGAGAGAAAGAAATTGATGCATTATTACGTCAAGTGGGTTTGCCTGTTGAGGTAAAATGGCGGTATCCGCATGAGTTCTCCGGTGGTCAGCGACAGCGTATCGCCATTGCACGTGCTTTGGCGGTTAATCCGGAACTATTAATCTGCGATGAGCCGACTAGCGCATTGGATGTATCGGTTCAGGCGCAAATCCTGAATCTGCTCAAATCGCTGCAAAATAATTTAGGACTTGCATTTTTATTTATTACCCACAATATCGCTGTTGTGGAATATTTGGCTGATGAGGTTGCTGTCATGTATTTGGGACGAATTGTTGAATATGGACGTATTAATGAGGTGATGAATCACCCCAGGCATCCCTACACCCAGGCGTTACTATCCTCAGTTCCGCAAATTGAATTCAATCCCGACCGCCAAGTCATTGCGCTGAAAGGTGACCTGCCATCCCCAGTCACACCGCCTACCGGCTGTCACTTCCATCCACGCTGCGCCAGCGCTATGCCAATTTGCCGCGTAACCTATCCTCCGGTCAGCATATTCAGCGCAACGCATACAACCCATTGTTTTCTTTATCCACACCAACAAGTTTCTTGA
- a CDS encoding ABC transporter permease: protein MPFNPIILWTDALIYLFVGIVFFLIWYVRQNEHLLTPWRRVGHSASGMSALTVLLFFLIVGLLDTIHFRPALDHKTPDGENVYSVEVLSVLDLLVTPLRTNMEKTYSAPLATHLYAKETIELPDGKQIRTFARLKYGGAHLQNPDTDHVNDITWRSVKGLMAGFLFWCLFTAGLIMLLSHRHQKSFTQTIATILRCKMEIPWHAILITLLILLLIIGCGTALAGHYHVLGTDKVGQDILYQSLKSIRVALVIGTLTTLIMLPFALLLGIMAGYFSGWIDDVIQYIYTTLNSIPSVLLIAAAVLMMQVYIETHSELFETVASRADLRLLFLCIILGVTSWTSLCRLLRGEAMKLRELEYIQAAHAFGVSHWRIITRHILPNVMHIVLIATVMDFSGLVLAEAVLSYVGVGVDPSTMSFGTMINAARLEMAREPIVWWALLAAFGFMFTLVLSANLFADAVQNALDPRTRTLKQSKKFFQESENKPQTSSKISQAIKSTGSSHQP from the coding sequence ATGCCTTTCAACCCCATTATCCTGTGGACAGATGCACTTATATATTTATTCGTCGGTATTGTATTTTTTTTGATTTGGTATGTAAGACAGAACGAACATCTATTGACCCCCTGGAGACGGGTAGGACATAGTGCCAGCGGCATGTCCGCACTGACAGTGCTACTTTTTTTCTTGATCGTAGGGTTACTCGATACTATCCATTTTCGCCCCGCTCTCGATCATAAAACCCCGGATGGAGAAAACGTTTACAGTGTGGAAGTCTTGAGCGTACTTGATCTCCTGGTAACACCATTGCGCACGAATATGGAAAAGACCTATTCCGCGCCATTGGCTACACACCTCTACGCAAAAGAAACGATTGAGCTTCCCGATGGCAAGCAGATTAGAACCTTCGCCCGGCTTAAATACGGCGGAGCTCACCTGCAAAATCCGGATACGGATCATGTCAATGATATTACATGGCGCAGCGTAAAAGGTTTGATGGCTGGTTTTCTGTTCTGGTGCTTGTTTACCGCAGGTTTAATCATGTTATTGTCACATCGACATCAGAAAAGTTTTACCCAAACCATCGCAACCATTTTGCGATGCAAAATGGAGATTCCCTGGCACGCTATTTTGATCACGTTATTAATCCTGCTGCTGATTATCGGTTGCGGAACAGCATTAGCCGGTCACTACCATGTCTTAGGCACTGACAAGGTTGGACAAGACATTCTGTATCAATCACTCAAGAGCATTCGTGTCGCTCTGGTCATTGGTACTCTGACCACGCTGATTATGCTGCCGTTTGCGCTATTGCTCGGCATTATGGCGGGTTATTTTAGCGGCTGGATCGATGATGTCATTCAATATATTTATACCACACTGAATTCCATACCCAGCGTTCTATTGATCGCAGCTGCAGTACTCATGATGCAAGTGTATATCGAAACCCATTCGGAATTATTCGAAACTGTCGCCTCACGCGCCGATCTGCGCTTGTTATTCCTCTGTATTATTCTTGGCGTAACCAGTTGGACCAGTTTATGCCGGTTGCTTCGCGGCGAAGCCATGAAGCTGCGCGAATTGGAGTATATCCAGGCAGCCCATGCCTTTGGCGTCTCGCATTGGCGCATCATCACGCGCCACATTTTACCGAATGTAATGCACATCGTTCTAATTGCGACGGTCATGGATTTTAGTGGCTTGGTTCTGGCCGAAGCGGTTTTATCTTATGTCGGCGTGGGTGTCGATCCTTCCACGATGAGCTTTGGCACTATGATTAACGCGGCACGTTTGGAAATGGCACGCGAACCGATAGTCTGGTGGGCATTACTGGCAGCATTTGGATTTATGTTCACTTTGGTATTGAGCGCCAATTTGTTTGCCGATGCAGTACAAAACGCTTTGGATCCGCGCACAAGAACGTTAAAACAAAGCAAGAAATTCTTTCAGGAATCAGAAAACAAACCACAAACATCAAGCAAAATATCCCAAGCTATTAAGTCAACCGGATCTTCTCATCAACCATGA